A genomic segment from Sandaracinaceae bacterium encodes:
- a CDS encoding methionine adenosyltransferase, which translates to MAGQLFTSESVTEGHPDKVCDKVSDAVLDALLAQDPRARVACETMVKTGYAIIAGEITSKAVVDYPTIIRKAIREIGYTSSDIGFDADTCAVLCAVEQQSPDISQGVDVGKGLDKEQGAGDQGLMFGFAVNETKTLMPLPIDLSHKLTKRLTQVRKKGVLPWLRPDGKSQVTVEYDGAKPVRIDAVVVSTQHAESIKYKDLRQAILDEVVLPVLPKSMVDKKTKFHINPTGRFVVGGPCGDAGLTGRKIIVDTYGGMGRHGGGAFSGKDPSKVDRSAAYFGRYVAKNIVASGLATRCEVQVAYAIGVARPMGVYVSTFGTGVIDDEKIAKAVRSLFDFRPAAIIETLDLLRPIYSPTAAYGHFGRTEKTFTWENTDRAEELAALVPSKAPKAPKAPKAAKASKAAKA; encoded by the coding sequence ATGGCAGGACAGCTCTTCACCTCCGAGTCCGTCACCGAAGGACACCCCGACAAGGTCTGCGACAAGGTCAGCGACGCTGTCCTCGACGCGCTGCTCGCCCAGGACCCCCGCGCGCGCGTGGCCTGCGAGACCATGGTCAAGACCGGCTACGCCATCATCGCGGGTGAGATCACCTCGAAGGCCGTCGTCGACTACCCGACCATCATCCGCAAGGCCATCCGGGAGATCGGCTACACCAGCTCGGACATCGGCTTCGACGCCGACACCTGCGCCGTCCTGTGCGCCGTCGAGCAGCAGTCGCCCGACATCAGCCAAGGCGTGGACGTGGGCAAGGGGCTCGACAAGGAGCAGGGCGCTGGCGACCAGGGCCTCATGTTCGGCTTCGCGGTCAACGAGACCAAGACGCTCATGCCGCTGCCCATCGACCTCAGCCACAAGCTGACCAAGCGCCTGACCCAGGTGCGCAAGAAGGGCGTGCTCCCGTGGTTGCGCCCGGACGGCAAGAGCCAGGTCACCGTGGAGTACGACGGTGCGAAGCCCGTGCGCATCGACGCCGTGGTCGTGTCCACCCAGCACGCGGAGAGCATCAAGTACAAGGACCTGCGCCAGGCCATCCTGGACGAGGTCGTGCTGCCGGTACTGCCGAAGTCGATGGTGGACAAGAAGACCAAGTTCCACATCAACCCCACCGGGCGGTTCGTCGTGGGTGGTCCCTGCGGAGACGCGGGCCTCACGGGTCGCAAGATCATCGTCGACACCTACGGCGGCATGGGTCGCCATGGCGGCGGCGCGTTCAGCGGCAAGGACCCCAGCAAGGTGGACCGCAGCGCGGCCTACTTCGGGCGCTACGTGGCCAAGAACATCGTCGCGTCGGGCCTCGCCACGCGCTGCGAGGTGCAGGTGGCGTACGCCATCGGCGTGGCGCGCCCCATGGGCGTGTACGTGTCGACGTTCGGCACGGGCGTCATCGACGACGAGAAGATCGCCAAGGCGGTCCGCAGCCTGTTCGACTTCCGCCCGGCGGCCATCATCGAGACGCTGGACCTGCTCCGCCCCATCTACAGCCCGACGGCGGCCTACGGTCACTTCGGCCGCACGGAGAAGACCTTCACCTGGGAGAACACCGACCGCGCCGAAGAGCTCGCCGCGCTGGTGCCCAGCAAGGCTCCCAAGGCCCCCAAGGCGCCGAAGGCAGCGAAGGCCAGCAAGGCCGCGAAGGCCTGA
- the cysN gene encoding sulfate adenylyltransferase subunit CysN, with amino-acid sequence MSDFHEKDLIAADIEGYLEKYRGKELCRFVAIGSVDDGKSTLIGRLLYDTGMVFEDQLEALEKGKRLDDGSIDLSLLTDGLTAEREQGITIDVAYRYFSTEKRKFIIADTPGHVQYTRNMVTGASTANVALILIDARKGVLEQSRRHAFVASLLGIPHLAVCINKMDLVDFSEQVFEQISADFRAYAESMKLSFKTITCFPVSAKLGDNCVEKSANTPWYKGQSVLEHLETVPVAQDRDMEHFRFPVQYVIRPNLDYRGFAGEIASGVVKKGDTLVALPSGKSSKVKAIDVYEGELEEAFTPQSVTIRLEDEIDISRGDMLVHADDLPHVKRTFDAHVVWMHETPLDRQKSYLIKHTTQHVRAEIRDVQFKVDMASLENVPAETLGLNDIGRVTLACRRAVYFDPYRQNRATGAFIIVDSLTNSTVGAGMIVGERGEASQGLDAALAELRAGSSMMPKTQVSPRERVERLGQKGATVWLTGLPGSGRWTLAYALERQLFDQGRAATVVDPTDASLETMITACKACTDAGLVTICAYPAYSSGDRDTLRDRIGADRVVQVFVDTDLELCKQRRPGANFEGFTAPQQPDVTVGLDKVRIDEAVKLILAALAARGQFPT; translated from the coding sequence ATGTCCGACTTCCACGAAAAGGACCTCATCGCGGCGGACATCGAGGGCTACCTCGAGAAGTACCGGGGCAAGGAGCTGTGCCGCTTCGTCGCCATCGGCTCGGTCGACGACGGCAAGTCCACGCTCATCGGACGGCTGCTGTACGACACGGGCATGGTCTTCGAAGACCAGCTCGAGGCGCTCGAGAAGGGCAAGCGCCTGGACGACGGCAGCATCGACCTCTCGCTGCTGACCGACGGCCTCACCGCCGAGCGCGAGCAGGGCATCACGATCGACGTGGCCTACCGCTACTTCTCCACCGAGAAGCGCAAGTTCATCATCGCCGACACCCCGGGCCACGTGCAGTACACGCGCAACATGGTCACGGGCGCGTCCACGGCCAACGTGGCGCTGATCCTGATCGACGCGCGCAAGGGCGTGCTCGAGCAGTCGCGTCGGCACGCGTTCGTAGCGTCGCTGCTGGGCATCCCGCACCTCGCCGTGTGCATCAACAAGATGGACCTGGTGGACTTCTCGGAGCAGGTCTTCGAGCAGATCAGCGCCGACTTCCGCGCCTACGCCGAGAGCATGAAGCTCTCGTTCAAGACCATCACCTGCTTCCCGGTCAGCGCGAAGCTGGGCGACAACTGCGTCGAGAAGAGCGCGAACACTCCTTGGTACAAGGGTCAGAGCGTGCTCGAGCACCTCGAGACCGTGCCCGTCGCGCAGGACCGCGACATGGAGCACTTCCGCTTCCCGGTGCAGTACGTCATCCGCCCCAACCTCGACTACCGCGGCTTCGCGGGCGAGATCGCGAGCGGCGTGGTGAAGAAGGGCGACACCCTGGTGGCGCTGCCCTCGGGCAAGTCTTCCAAGGTCAAGGCCATCGACGTGTACGAGGGCGAGCTGGAAGAGGCCTTCACGCCTCAGTCGGTCACCATCCGCCTCGAGGACGAGATCGACATCAGCCGCGGCGACATGCTGGTGCACGCGGACGACCTGCCGCACGTGAAGCGCACCTTCGACGCGCACGTGGTGTGGATGCACGAGACGCCGCTCGACCGTCAGAAGAGCTACCTGATCAAGCACACCACGCAGCACGTGCGGGCGGAGATCCGCGACGTGCAGTTCAAGGTGGACATGGCGTCGCTCGAGAACGTGCCGGCCGAGACGCTGGGCCTGAACGACATCGGGCGCGTGACCCTCGCGTGCCGCCGCGCCGTGTACTTCGACCCGTATCGTCAGAACCGGGCGACGGGGGCGTTCATCATCGTGGACTCGCTCACCAACAGCACGGTGGGCGCCGGCATGATCGTCGGCGAACGGGGCGAGGCTTCACAGGGGCTCGACGCCGCGCTGGCGGAGCTGCGCGCCGGGTCCAGCATGATGCCGAAGACCCAGGTCAGCCCGCGCGAGCGCGTGGAGCGGCTGGGTCAGAAGGGCGCCACCGTCTGGCTCACCGGCCTGCCCGGCTCGGGCCGCTGGACGCTGGCGTATGCGCTCGAGCGGCAGCTGTTCGACCAAGGCCGCGCGGCCACGGTGGTGGACCCGACCGACGCGTCGCTCGAGACCATGATCACGGCCTGCAAGGCCTGCACGGACGCGGGCCTGGTGACGATCTGCGCCTACCCGGCGTACTCGTCGGGCGACCGTGACACGCTGCGTGACCGCATCGGCGCGGACCGCGTGGTGCAGGTCTTCGTCGACACGGACCTCGAGCTCTGCAAGCAGCGCCGCCCGGGCGCCAACTTCGAGGGCTTCACGGCCCCGCAGCAGCCCGACGTCACCGTCGGCCTCGACAAGGTCCGCATCGACGAGGCCGTCAAACTCATCCTCGCAGCGCTCGCGGCCCGCGGGCAGTTCCCCACCTGA
- a CDS encoding MarR family transcriptional regulator: MTDECIELPVPERSALHPEPLPRVELFKALVRASDRQVSETNTLCQEFGITASQYNVLRILYVNDPGIGLSCSRIGERLISRVPDITRLLDRLENAELVERCRCEGDRRIVRTRLSAKGRELVERIDAPLLALHDKLSEGLTEDEVTTLTALLTRLA, translated from the coding sequence ATGACCGACGAATGTATCGAGCTGCCCGTCCCCGAGCGGAGCGCCCTGCACCCCGAGCCGCTCCCGCGCGTGGAGCTGTTCAAGGCGCTGGTGCGGGCAAGTGATCGTCAGGTCAGCGAGACCAACACGCTGTGCCAGGAGTTCGGCATCACGGCGTCGCAATACAACGTGCTGCGCATCCTGTACGTCAACGACCCGGGCATCGGCCTGTCCTGCTCGCGCATCGGCGAGCGCCTGATCTCACGGGTCCCGGACATCACGCGCCTGCTGGACCGGCTCGAGAACGCCGAGCTCGTCGAGCGCTGCCGCTGCGAGGGCGACCGGCGCATCGTGCGCACGCGCCTCAGCGCCAAGGGGCGCGAGCTGGTGGAGCGCATCGACGCGCCGCTGCTTGCCCTGCACGACAAGCTCAGCGAGGGCCTGACCGAAGACGAGGTCACCACGCTGACGGCGCTACTCACGCGCCTCGCCTGA
- a CDS encoding serine/threonine protein kinase, with translation MSMATAPTQTAREAGEPQNASDFDASEWIGREIDGRYKVIELVASGGMGAVLAVEHLRLRHRLALKILLPGFEDHAVVQERFEREALAMAQLDHPNIISALDFGELPDGSSYMVMPLVRGSSVHGLIEKHGALPWQSACLIAAQVADALATAHADEIVHRDLKPDNVLITTEDDGSYRATILDFGIARVRNAGRETPAPERLRTLTRVGVVMGTPGYMAPEQGAGQAVTPAADLYALGALLWEMVSGQPLFDEALDFTGILTQQLTSAAPRVAIPADREVVPAALEALLAQLLAARPEDRPASASLVRDQLREIAYAGSARGSLPMSAPVAGQDALPAVWRQRLAMGGAVALMFALTVGVVGLGLGYAMGSTSEHDDPEAVAAEEAALEEEVAEAPDPTPGTDEIVASPLVRQMLHANSASDRRAAARALRASGDALPDWVAAVAAYEGASGCTERRAAVDGIVAVRHPSATASLERTVNASRRGCGTFGTRDCYSCFRGAAERGLRALRGP, from the coding sequence ATGTCCATGGCCACCGCCCCCACGCAGACCGCGCGCGAAGCCGGAGAGCCGCAAAACGCCTCCGATTTCGACGCCAGCGAGTGGATCGGGCGCGAGATCGACGGGCGCTACAAGGTCATCGAGCTGGTCGCCTCGGGCGGCATGGGTGCGGTCCTGGCGGTGGAGCACCTGCGGCTGCGGCACCGGCTGGCGCTGAAGATCCTGCTGCCCGGGTTCGAGGACCACGCCGTCGTGCAGGAGCGCTTCGAGCGCGAGGCGCTGGCGATGGCCCAGCTGGACCACCCCAACATCATCTCCGCGCTGGACTTCGGCGAGCTCCCCGACGGCAGCAGCTACATGGTCATGCCGCTGGTGCGCGGTTCGAGCGTGCACGGCCTGATCGAGAAGCACGGCGCGCTCCCGTGGCAGAGCGCGTGCCTGATCGCGGCCCAGGTGGCCGACGCGCTGGCCACCGCGCACGCCGACGAGATCGTCCACCGCGACCTGAAGCCTGACAACGTGCTCATCACCACGGAGGACGACGGCAGCTACCGCGCCACCATCCTGGACTTCGGCATCGCGCGTGTCCGCAACGCGGGCCGCGAGACCCCGGCCCCCGAGCGCCTGCGGACGCTCACGCGCGTGGGCGTGGTGATGGGCACGCCGGGGTACATGGCCCCGGAGCAGGGCGCCGGCCAGGCGGTGACCCCAGCGGCCGACCTGTACGCCCTGGGCGCGCTCCTGTGGGAGATGGTCAGCGGCCAGCCCTTGTTCGACGAGGCCCTCGACTTCACGGGCATCCTGACGCAGCAGCTGACTTCCGCGGCGCCCCGCGTCGCCATCCCGGCCGATCGAGAGGTCGTGCCGGCCGCACTCGAAGCGCTACTGGCCCAGCTGCTCGCCGCGCGCCCAGAGGACCGTCCCGCCAGCGCGTCCCTGGTGCGCGACCAGCTGCGGGAGATCGCGTACGCGGGGAGCGCGCGCGGGAGCCTCCCGATGAGCGCTCCCGTGGCGGGCCAGGATGCATTGCCCGCCGTTTGGCGGCAACGACTCGCGATGGGGGGTGCGGTCGCGCTCATGTTCGCGCTCACGGTGGGGGTGGTCGGCCTGGGTCTGGGCTACGCGATGGGCAGCACGAGCGAGCACGACGACCCCGAAGCGGTGGCGGCCGAGGAAGCCGCGCTCGAGGAGGAGGTGGCCGAGGCGCCCGATCCGACCCCGGGCACGGACGAGATCGTGGCCTCGCCGCTGGTGCGACAGATGTTGCACGCCAACAGCGCCAGCGACCGGCGCGCTGCGGCGCGCGCGTTGCGGGCAAGCGGAGACGCCCTGCCGGATTGGGTGGCCGCGGTCGCCGCATACGAAGGGGCGAGCGGCTGCACCGAGCGCCGCGCCGCCGTCGATGGGATCGTCGCGGTGCGCCACCCGAGCGCCACCGCGTCCCTCGAGCGAACTGTCAACGCGTCACGGCGAGGGTGCGGCACGTTCGGCACACGCGACTGCTACTCGTGCTTTCGCGGCGCCGCGGAGCGTGGCCTGCGAGCGCTCCGGGGTCCCTGA
- a CDS encoding protein kinase gives MRTCPRCQETFGPTFIGCKQVGCPMRMPMDPNLGKTVGGRYRLISRLGSGGMSTVYLARHVLIERLVAVKTLRRDLARESMQRDRFLREARAVNRVNHENIVEITDFGETEDGLVFLVMEYVPGDSLLSAMANGPMSAPQVLDLALQVGSALARAHQMGVVHRDLKPENILLVPRKGAFPHVKLLDFGIAKIMDAPSLTGSQQIFGTPGYIAPEYIKGNELDGRADLYSLGVILYEVATLALPFDYEYPGDLLVKHVTDPPVPPRKRRPEVDACLETLILRCLEKDPDARFRDAYHFIEEVGRCRERIGDEHSWGALGVRSEPPASLAEVESSAGAASGPLASSDPHELREEEPTRAGARVSEAREPRPSGAARGGAFSLDATVIEGGAGVPVTGAPVAVAPSALVPGGSPSSGVAPVVGGASRGPSPTNVSEGAAAGAATTSDEGEHEVLPTPVLKTDNPLLSTLVGPATAPPALGPEFELDQFLDRTVGFDTIDDTVVEPVAPRGGAPRPERPPTSTYTRPAIPSEPNDVALSIEIELPPGVEVPRTADSVENIGLLGTRRWRERFTALSHAVEEIGVQQKVPVGVAECLSQSREALQEISSRVESAEERQQQMEDLTERARHVKADFGAQQDRVAQELSAARGEQLAIKRRFAELAEEHEQAAESENRGAGTPGRALGLRHAIRDVEDALGVKQRQCMTLEAELRAVHAEMERWSEGHEAELAVLAEQSSKELVQLEDLIERLRGPLDRVEAFVRSVWSS, from the coding sequence ATGCGCACCTGCCCTCGCTGCCAAGAGACCTTCGGCCCGACCTTCATCGGGTGCAAGCAGGTGGGCTGCCCCATGCGGATGCCCATGGATCCCAACCTGGGGAAGACCGTCGGCGGGCGCTATCGGCTGATCTCACGGCTGGGGAGCGGCGGCATGTCCACCGTGTACCTGGCACGTCACGTGCTCATCGAACGACTGGTGGCCGTGAAGACCCTGCGCCGCGACCTGGCCCGGGAGTCCATGCAGCGCGACCGCTTCCTGCGCGAGGCGCGCGCCGTCAACCGCGTGAACCACGAGAACATCGTGGAGATCACCGACTTCGGCGAGACGGAAGACGGGCTCGTGTTCCTGGTGATGGAGTACGTGCCTGGAGACTCGCTGCTGTCGGCCATGGCCAACGGGCCGATGTCCGCGCCCCAAGTGTTGGACCTGGCCCTGCAGGTGGGCAGCGCCCTCGCCCGCGCGCACCAAATGGGCGTGGTGCACCGCGACCTCAAGCCCGAGAACATCCTGCTGGTCCCGCGCAAGGGTGCGTTCCCGCACGTGAAGCTGCTCGACTTCGGCATCGCGAAGATCATGGACGCGCCGTCCCTCACCGGCAGCCAGCAGATCTTCGGCACACCGGGCTACATCGCGCCCGAGTACATCAAGGGCAACGAGCTGGACGGTCGCGCCGACCTGTACTCGTTGGGCGTGATCCTGTACGAGGTCGCCACGCTCGCGCTGCCGTTCGACTACGAGTATCCGGGTGATCTGCTGGTCAAGCACGTGACCGACCCCCCGGTGCCGCCCCGCAAGCGTCGCCCCGAGGTGGACGCGTGCCTCGAGACGCTCATCCTGCGCTGCCTCGAGAAGGATCCGGACGCGCGCTTCAGGGACGCGTACCACTTCATCGAGGAGGTCGGCCGATGTCGGGAGCGCATCGGGGACGAGCACTCGTGGGGCGCCCTGGGTGTGCGGAGCGAGCCACCGGCGTCTTTGGCCGAGGTGGAGTCGAGCGCTGGGGCCGCGAGTGGTCCGCTCGCCTCCAGCGACCCCCACGAACTCCGCGAGGAGGAGCCGACGCGCGCAGGTGCGCGGGTTTCGGAGGCTCGTGAACCGCGCCCGTCAGGGGCCGCGCGGGGTGGCGCCTTCTCTCTGGATGCCACCGTGATCGAAGGTGGGGCTGGTGTGCCCGTGACAGGCGCGCCCGTCGCCGTCGCGCCGAGCGCTCTGGTCCCCGGCGGGTCGCCATCCAGCGGTGTCGCGCCCGTGGTCGGTGGCGCGTCGAGGGGACCTTCGCCGACGAACGTCTCTGAAGGTGCGGCGGCAGGTGCGGCGACCACCTCGGACGAGGGCGAGCACGAGGTCCTTCCGACCCCGGTCCTGAAGACGGACAATCCCCTGCTCAGCACGTTGGTGGGCCCCGCCACGGCGCCCCCTGCGCTGGGGCCGGAATTCGAGCTGGACCAGTTCCTCGACCGCACCGTGGGCTTCGACACCATCGACGACACGGTGGTGGAGCCGGTGGCACCCCGTGGCGGCGCACCGCGTCCGGAGCGACCGCCAACCAGCACGTACACGCGCCCGGCGATCCCCTCCGAGCCGAACGACGTCGCGCTGTCCATCGAGATCGAGCTACCTCCTGGGGTCGAGGTGCCGCGCACGGCCGACAGCGTCGAGAACATCGGGCTCCTGGGCACGCGCCGCTGGCGCGAGCGCTTCACGGCGCTCTCGCATGCGGTAGAGGAGATCGGCGTGCAACAGAAGGTGCCCGTCGGCGTGGCCGAGTGCTTGTCTCAGTCGCGGGAGGCCCTCCAGGAGATCTCCTCGCGGGTCGAGAGCGCCGAAGAGCGCCAGCAGCAGATGGAAGATCTGACGGAGCGCGCGCGGCACGTGAAGGCCGACTTCGGCGCTCAGCAGGACCGTGTGGCGCAGGAGCTCTCGGCGGCGCGGGGCGAGCAGCTCGCCATCAAGCGCCGCTTCGCCGAGCTGGCAGAGGAGCACGAGCAGGCCGCCGAGTCCGAGAACCGTGGCGCCGGGACCCCGGGCCGCGCGCTGGGTCTGCGGCACGCCATTCGGGACGTCGAGGACGCGCTCGGGGTGAAGCAGCGTCAGTGCATGACCCTCGAGGCCGAGCTGCGCGCGGTCCACGCCGAGATGGAGCGGTGGAGCGAGGGGCACGAGGCCGAGCTCGCCGTGCTCGCGGAGCAGAGCAGCAAGGAGTTGGTCCAGCTGGAGGACCTCATCGAGCGGCTGCGCGGCCCCCTCGACCGCGTCGAGGCGTTCGTGCGCAGTGTGTGGAGCAGCTGA
- the cysD gene encoding sulfate adenylyltransferase subunit CysD — protein MQLDSRTLSHLQQLEAESIHIIREAAAEFEKPVMLYSIGKDSSVLLRLAVKAFAPGRIPFPLLHVDTTWKFQEMIRFRAEMQKLYDFELLVHTNPAGANGEITPFTHGSNKYTGIMKTDALKQALTQHGFDCAFGGARRDEEKSRAKERVYSFRDRFQQWDPKNQRPELWNLYNGKINQGESTRVFPISNWTELDVWLYIYLENIPVPSLYFAAKRPVVDRQGTMIMVDDDRMPFEPGEQPREELVRFRTLGCYPLTGAVHSEADTLPKVIQEMLLNKHSERQGRLIDSDEDGSMEKKKKEGYF, from the coding sequence TTGCAACTCGATAGCCGAACACTCAGTCATCTCCAGCAGCTGGAAGCGGAGAGCATCCACATCATCCGCGAGGCCGCAGCGGAGTTCGAGAAGCCCGTGATGCTGTACAGCATCGGCAAGGACTCGTCGGTGCTGCTGCGCCTCGCGGTGAAGGCGTTCGCGCCGGGGCGCATCCCGTTCCCGCTGCTGCACGTCGACACCACCTGGAAGTTCCAGGAGATGATCCGCTTCCGCGCGGAGATGCAGAAGCTGTACGACTTCGAGCTCTTGGTGCACACGAACCCGGCGGGAGCGAACGGCGAGATCACGCCGTTCACGCACGGCAGCAACAAGTACACGGGCATCATGAAGACGGACGCGCTGAAGCAGGCGCTGACGCAGCACGGCTTCGACTGCGCGTTCGGCGGCGCCCGCCGCGACGAGGAGAAGTCCCGCGCCAAGGAGCGCGTCTACTCGTTCCGCGACCGCTTCCAGCAGTGGGACCCGAAGAACCAGCGGCCCGAGCTGTGGAACCTGTACAACGGGAAGATCAACCAGGGCGAGAGCACGCGCGTGTTCCCCATCTCCAACTGGACCGAGCTGGACGTCTGGCTCTACATCTACCTGGAGAACATCCCGGTTCCGTCGCTGTACTTCGCGGCCAAGCGGCCGGTGGTGGACCGGCAGGGGACGATGATCATGGTCGACGACGACCGCATGCCCTTCGAGCCCGGCGAGCAGCCGCGCGAGGAGCTGGTGCGCTTCCGTACGCTGGGCTGTTACCCGCTCACGGGCGCGGTCCACTCCGAGGCGGACACGCTGCCCAAGGTCATCCAAGAGATGCTGCTGAACAAGCACTCCGAGCGCCAGGGGCGCCTGATCGACTCCGACGAAGACGGGTCGATGGAGAAGAAGAAGAAGGAAGGCTACTTCTGA
- a CDS encoding NAD(P)-dependent oxidoreductase codes for MVTSKRIVVTGADGCVGGAIAEHLRAAGHQVVAQVFGRAAVPERGEVRLDLTRERVEDVLPRGPVDAIVHAAGVVNPRVPDAVMFGVNTGGTEAMLRWGEAQGCGHFVQISSVSVYGARALGQGRVEGTHRIRFAALAYGRSKALAEVRVEHARLPYSLLRLPMVIGRGDVFTTPAVLGGLRGGTLFMSGPGDVSTSMIGVPNLGPLTEAVVSAGPAQGPLNFADHHVVWRALLAEYAAAAQLPFDVKRPPLPTDVLRGRASEYFLLYGMSRFGGEFPTDALDAHLARAGQRPPLTDWRVAVRDAVDGSP; via the coding sequence ATGGTCACGAGCAAGCGAATCGTCGTCACGGGCGCGGATGGCTGCGTAGGCGGCGCCATCGCCGAGCACCTACGGGCCGCGGGCCATCAGGTCGTCGCCCAGGTCTTCGGGCGCGCCGCCGTCCCAGAGCGGGGCGAAGTGCGCCTCGACCTGACACGTGAGCGCGTGGAGGACGTGCTCCCGAGGGGCCCGGTCGACGCGATCGTGCACGCGGCCGGGGTGGTGAACCCCCGTGTGCCCGACGCCGTCATGTTCGGGGTCAACACGGGAGGCACGGAGGCCATGCTCCGCTGGGGCGAGGCGCAGGGTTGCGGCCACTTCGTGCAGATCAGCTCGGTCAGCGTCTACGGCGCGCGCGCGCTGGGGCAAGGGCGCGTCGAGGGCACGCACCGCATCCGCTTCGCCGCGCTGGCCTACGGGCGCTCGAAGGCCCTCGCGGAGGTGCGGGTGGAGCACGCGCGGCTGCCGTACTCCCTCTTGCGCCTGCCGATGGTCATCGGGCGGGGCGACGTGTTCACGACCCCCGCAGTGCTCGGCGGCCTGCGCGGGGGGACGCTCTTCATGTCGGGACCCGGCGACGTGAGCACCAGCATGATCGGGGTGCCCAACCTGGGGCCCCTGACCGAGGCCGTGGTCAGCGCCGGGCCTGCCCAGGGTCCGCTCAACTTCGCCGATCACCACGTGGTGTGGCGCGCGCTCCTCGCCGAGTACGCCGCCGCGGCGCAGCTGCCGTTCGACGTCAAGCGCCCACCGCTGCCCACAGACGTCCTGCGCGGGCGGGCGTCCGAATACTTCCTGCTGTACGGCATGAGCCGCTTCGGCGGGGAGTTCCCCACCGACGCCCTGGACGCCCACCTGGCGCGCGCGGGCCAGCGCCCACCGCTGACCGACTGGCGCGTGGCGGTGCGCGACGCGGTCGACGGAAGCCCCTGA
- a CDS encoding FAD-binding oxidoreductase, producing MTPPPSGQIAGWGRHSVSGVELRSEDLESASQQVPLSRGLGRSYGDASLPPADAPRALNTTLADRILGFDEATGLLHAEAGLSLEEMNRLFLPRRWFTPVTPGTKYVTLGGMVASDVHGKGQHRQGCFGHHVTALRMRVADGRVLVCTPEQHADLFAATIGGMGLTGHILEVSVRMQRVPSPWIKQRSERIPNLDAFLRGLERAAHDWPYTVGWIDCLATGASMGRGNLISGHWAQPDEAPPNAPRPARRFQLSFDYPSWVLNRASIAAFNELKYRSQLRASSESVVDPEGFFYPLDRIRHWNRLYGTRGFTQYQCVLPREAGPDAVYRVMETLTARGGASFLAVIKDFGRDGAGMLSFPRPGTTLALDIPLRDGTQALVDALNEQVIREGGRIYLTKDSLTRAEHFRAMDGARVDAFNAVRDRWDPERRFKSALSVRLLGDRLS from the coding sequence ATGACGCCTCCGCCCTCCGGACAGATCGCAGGCTGGGGCCGACACAGTGTCTCGGGCGTCGAGCTGCGCTCCGAGGACCTGGAGTCGGCCAGCCAGCAGGTGCCCCTCTCGCGCGGCCTCGGCCGCAGCTACGGCGACGCCTCGCTGCCCCCCGCAGACGCGCCGCGCGCGCTGAACACCACGCTGGCGGACCGCATCCTCGGGTTCGACGAGGCCACTGGCCTGCTGCATGCCGAGGCGGGCCTCTCCCTCGAGGAGATGAACCGCCTGTTCCTCCCGCGGCGCTGGTTCACCCCGGTCACCCCGGGCACCAAGTACGTCACCCTGGGCGGCATGGTGGCCTCCGACGTGCACGGCAAGGGACAGCACCGACAGGGCTGCTTCGGCCACCACGTCACCGCGCTGCGCATGCGCGTGGCGGATGGGCGGGTGTTGGTGTGCACCCCCGAGCAGCACGCGGACCTCTTCGCCGCGACCATCGGCGGGATGGGCCTCACGGGGCACATCCTCGAGGTCAGCGTGCGCATGCAGCGCGTGCCCTCGCCGTGGATCAAGCAGCGCTCCGAGCGCATCCCCAACCTCGATGCGTTCCTCCGAGGCCTCGAGCGCGCGGCGCATGACTGGCCCTACACGGTGGGCTGGATCGACTGCCTCGCGACGGGCGCCTCGATGGGCCGCGGCAACCTCATCTCCGGGCACTGGGCGCAGCCGGACGAGGCCCCTCCGAACGCACCGCGACCCGCGCGGCGCTTCCAGCTCAGCTTCGACTACCCCAGCTGGGTGCTCAACCGCGCGAGCATCGCCGCTTTCAACGAGCTCAAGTACCGCAGCCAGCTGCGCGCCTCGAGCGAGTCCGTGGTGGACCCCGAGGGCTTCTTCTACCCCCTGGACCGCATCCGGCACTGGAACCGGCTGTACGGCACGCGCGGCTTCACGCAATACCAGTGCGTGCTCCCCCGCGAGGCTGGCCCCGATGCGGTGTACCGGGTGATGGAGACCCTCACCGCGCGTGGGGGCGCATCGTTCCTGGCGGTCATCAAGGACTTCGGGCGCGACGGGGCTGGCATGCTGTCGTTCCCGCGACCGGGCACGACGCTCGCTCTCGACATCCCCCTGCGTGACGGCACCCAGGCGCTGGTGGATGCGCTCAACGAACAGGTCATCCGCGAGGGGGGCCGCATCTACCTGACCAAGGACTCCCTGACGCGCGCCGAGCACTTCCGCGCGATGGACGGCGCGCGCGTGGACGCGTTCAACGCCGTGCGCGACCGCTGGGACCCCGAGCGGCGCTTCAAGAGCGCGCTCTCCGTGAGGCTGCTGGGCGATCGCCTTTCCTGA